A region of Rhinoraja longicauda isolate Sanriku21f chromosome 1, sRhiLon1.1, whole genome shotgun sequence DNA encodes the following proteins:
- the tada2b gene encoding transcriptional adapter 2-beta, with the protein MAELGKKYCVYCLADVTSLRLRCTECQDIELCPECFAAGAEIGNHRRWHGYQLVDGGRFTVWGPEAEGGWTSREEELLLDAIEQYGFGNWEDVARLAGARAPPEVMEHYVSAYVHGNLGRACIPDVIPNRVTDHTCPGGAGAPLSPSLTMPLPPLDITEAEQQQLGYMPLRDDYEVEYLQEAEALISGLALNYDDEEVDIELKRAHVDMYVRRLRERQRRKDVAREHGLVPAFLGRERREQRERAAAASLPAPPAAAPPPSSASSHPLPPLAPPPPTATPPPPLPPPPPTTQTPTPTPPRQRERERARAAAAAAAAAAAREKEREKEREREREKERERERAGVVESSSSPWCREERELRARLRPACQLLSAREFDDCFENLRRERALRAKVRELQRHRRNGLASSEESAEYEAARHKRERRKELRGGGVGLTLTNTLINTNTGGVGVANTNTPATTAAKRPTKQDESAAAAAAAAAAAVDFNNAMMENLSGFDLLSEREKVLCGSLNLSPGRYLTVKTIIIKDYLQKRQGIPCKSRLPGYLDKVLKKRILSFLTESGWIARDTS; encoded by the coding sequence ATGGCGGAGCTAGGCAAGAAGTACTGCGTCTACTGCCTGGCCGACGTGACCAGCCTGCGGCTCCGCTGCACCGAGTGCCAGGACATCGAGCTGTGCCCCGAGTGCTTCGCGGCCGGCGCCGAGATCGGCAACCACCGCCGCTGGCACGGCTACCAGCTGGTGGACGGCGGCAGGTTCACGGTGTGGGGGCCCGAGGCGGAGGGCGGCTGGACGAGCCGGGAGGAGGAGCTGCTGCTCGACGCCATCGAACAGTACGGCTTCGGCAACTGGGAGGACGTGGCGCGCCTGGCGGGGGCGCGCGCGCCGCCGGAAGTGATGGAGCATTACGTCAGCGCGTACGTGCACGGCAACCTGGGGCGCGCCTGCATCCCCGACGTCATCCCCAACCGCGTCACCGATCACACCTGCCCGGGCGGGGCGGGCGCGCCGCTGTCGCCCAGCCTCACCATGCCGCTGCCTCCGCTCGACATCACCGAGGCCGAGCAGCAGCAGCTGGGCTACATGCCGCTGCGCGACGACTACGAGGTGGAGTACCTGCAGGAGGCCGAGGCGCTCATCAGCGGCCTGGCGCTCAACTACGACGACGAGGAGGTGGACATCGAGCTGAAGCGCGCGCACGTGGACATGTACGTGCGACGGCTACGCGAGCGGCAGCGGCGCAAGGACGTGGCGCGCGAGCACGGGCTGGTGCCCGCCTTCCTGGGGCGCGAGAGGCGGGAGCAGCGGGAGCGCGCGGCGGCGGCGTCTCTCCCCGCTCCTCCCGCCGCTGCTCCTCCTCCCTCATCcgcctcctcccaccctctgccTCCCCTTGCACCTCCTCCTCCGACTGCCACTCCTCCTCCACCTCTACCTCCGCCGCCTCCTACAACTCAAACTCCGACTCCAACTCCTCCGCGGCAGCGAGAGCGGGAGCGCGcccgggcggcggcggcggcagcggcagcggcggcggcccgagagaaggagagggagaaggagagagaaagggagcgggagaaggagagggagcgggagagagcAGGGGTGGTGGAGTCGTCGTCGTCGCCGTGGTGCCGGGAGGAGCGCGAGCTGCGCGCGCGGCTGCGGCCCGCCTGCCAGCTGCTGTCGGCGCGGGAGTTCGACGACTGCTTCGAGAACCTGCGGCGGGAGCGCGCGCTGCGGGCCAAAGTGCGCGAGCTGCAGCGGCACCGGCGCAACGGCCTCGCCAGCAGCGAGGAGTCGGCCGAGTACGAGGCGGCCCGGCACAAGCGGGAGCGCCGCAAGGAGCTGCGTGGCGGCGGCGTCGGCCTCACCCTCACCAACACCCTCATCAACACCAAcaccgggggggtgggggtggccaACACCAACACGCCCGCCACAACCGCCGCCAAGCGGCCCACCAAGCAGGACGAGTCGGCGGCGGCGGCTGCTGCTGCGGCAGCTGCTGCTGTAGACTTCAACAACGCCATGATGGAGAACCTGTCCGGCTTCGACCTACTCTCCGAGCGGGAGAAAGTCCTGTGCGGCTCGCTGAACCTGAGCCCCGGGCGCTACCTCACTGTCAAGACCATCATCATCAAGGACTACCTGCAGAAGAGGCAGGGCATCCCTTGCAAGAGCCGCCTGCCCGGTTACCTGGACAAGGTGCTGAAGAAGAGGATATTGAGTTTCCTAACGGAGAGCGGCTGGATCGCCCGGGACACTTCTTGA